In the genome of Myroides phaeus, one region contains:
- a CDS encoding DUF3341 domain-containing protein, which yields MSNKVIHVLYNDDDVLLDAVKETRSAHHHIEEIYTPFPVHGLDKAMGLKPTRLAICAFLYGLVGLSFGTFMMYFIMIVDWPQDIGGKPSFSFIQNMPAFVPIMFEMTVLFAAHLMVLTFFMRSKLWPFKKAENPDVRTTDDHFLMEVALNGDEESAIEFFKKTGAVEVKVIEK from the coding sequence ATGAGTAACAAAGTAATTCACGTATTATACAATGATGATGATGTATTGTTAGATGCAGTAAAAGAAACTAGATCTGCTCATCATCATATTGAGGAAATATATACTCCATTCCCAGTACACGGTCTTGATAAGGCTATGGGATTAAAACCAACAAGACTTGCAATTTGTGCATTCTTGTATGGTTTGGTAGGTTTGTCTTTCGGTACTTTCATGATGTATTTTATTATGATTGTAGACTGGCCTCAAGATATTGGAGGTAAACCAAGTTTTAGCTTCATCCAAAATATGCCAGCTTTCGTTCCAATTATGTTCGAGATGACAGTTTTATTTGCAGCTCACTTAATGGTTCTTACTTTCTTCATGAGAAGTAAATTATGGCCTTTCAAAAAAGCTGAGAATCCAGATGTTAGAACTACAGATGATCACTTTTTAATGGAGGTAGCTTTAAATGGCGACGAAGAGTCTGCTATTGAGTTCTTCAAAAAAACTGGAGCAGTTGAAGTAAAAGTAATTGAAAAGTAA
- a CDS encoding c-type cytochrome: MKTIYKIVALVGVSVLTTSCFNKERPNYQFMPNMYESVAYETYSEVPTTVFKNGKEGQIPAEGSVPRGFQPEEYANTPEGLASAKANLKSPLSVEEKDSEKGKELYTIYCSVCHGAKGDGKGNLVKREKFLGVPNYKDRELTEGGIYHVITYGLNSMGSHANQLNQHERWLVTDYVLKLKSE; this comes from the coding sequence ATGAAAACGATATATAAAATTGTAGCTTTAGTAGGAGTATCAGTTTTGACTACTTCTTGTTTTAATAAAGAGCGTCCTAACTATCAGTTTATGCCTAATATGTACGAATCAGTTGCATATGAAACATATTCTGAAGTTCCAACTACAGTATTTAAAAACGGTAAAGAAGGACAGATTCCTGCAGAAGGATCTGTACCTCGTGGATTTCAACCTGAGGAGTATGCAAATACTCCAGAAGGTTTAGCTAGCGCAAAAGCTAACTTGAAATCACCATTATCTGTTGAGGAGAAAGACTCAGAGAAAGGTAAAGAATTGTATACAATTTACTGCTCTGTTTGTCACGGTGCAAAAGGAGATGGAAAAGGTAATTTGGTAAAAAGAGAGAAATTCTTGGGGGTTCCTAACTATAAAGATAGAGAGCTAACAGAAGGGGGTATTTACCATGTAATTACTTATGGTTTGAATTCAATGGGATCTCATGCTAATCAATTAAATCAACACGAGCGTTGGTTAGTTACAGATTACGTTTTAAAATTGAAATCAGAATAA
- a CDS encoding cytochrome c oxidase subunit II, whose translation MTSLLILAVVVLLGIAIWQLTKIFDLTQVGSGPNDTNAEIANEKDNNINGYLTFAFLGFIYIFTIFCLVEYGSFPLMSNPASEHGTQVDNLMWISMGLIFIVQIFTQFLLHYFAFQGRGVKGRKAKYFSDNDKLEAIWTIIPVITLSGLILYGLFAWNDIMFVDEEEDVLIVEVYAKQFGWDVRYSGQDNTLGKANVRFIEGINVVGVDMSDPNANDDKMAKELHLPLGKKVVLKFRSQDVLHSAYFPHFRAQMNCVPGMVTQFAFTPTVTTEEMRTREEIVKKVNNINNIRADRSQDLVAKGEEALDPYSFDYLLLCNKICGASHYNMQMKVVVETPEEFESWLKELPTLGNQVAEEKKSKEAPAAPAVEEAEVEVDSEAIAQVVK comes from the coding sequence ATGACAAGTTTATTAATATTAGCTGTAGTTGTGTTATTGGGAATTGCTATTTGGCAATTGACTAAGATCTTTGATTTAACTCAAGTTGGTTCTGGTCCTAATGACACAAATGCGGAAATCGCAAATGAGAAAGATAATAACATCAACGGTTATTTAACTTTCGCTTTCTTAGGATTTATCTACATTTTTACTATTTTTTGTTTAGTAGAGTATGGTAGCTTTCCTTTGATGAGTAACCCTGCTTCAGAGCACGGTACACAAGTTGACAACTTGATGTGGATTTCAATGGGATTAATCTTCATCGTTCAGATTTTTACACAATTTTTATTACACTACTTTGCATTCCAAGGTCGTGGAGTAAAAGGTAGAAAAGCAAAATATTTCTCAGATAATGATAAATTAGAGGCTATCTGGACTATTATCCCAGTTATTACATTATCAGGTTTGATCCTTTATGGATTATTCGCTTGGAATGACATTATGTTTGTTGATGAGGAAGAAGACGTTTTAATTGTTGAAGTTTATGCTAAACAATTTGGATGGGATGTTCGTTACTCAGGACAAGATAATACGTTAGGAAAAGCAAACGTTCGTTTTATCGAAGGAATCAATGTAGTTGGAGTTGACATGTCAGATCCAAATGCTAATGACGATAAAATGGCAAAAGAATTACACTTACCATTAGGAAAGAAAGTTGTATTGAAATTCCGTTCACAAGACGTTCTTCACTCTGCTTACTTCCCTCACTTTAGAGCACAGATGAACTGTGTTCCTGGGATGGTAACTCAGTTCGCATTTACTCCAACTGTTACAACAGAAGAAATGAGAACTCGTGAGGAGATTGTTAAGAAAGTAAATAATATTAACAATATTAGAGCTGATAGAAGTCAAGATTTAGTTGCTAAAGGTGAAGAGGCTTTAGATCCATATTCATTCGATTACTTATTATTATGTAATAAAATTTGTGGAGCATCTCACTATAACATGCAAATGAAGGTAGTTGTTGAAACTCCTGAAGAATTTGAATCTTGGTTAAAAGAACTTCCTACATTAGGAAATCAAGTTGCTGAAGAGAAAAAATCTAAAGAAGCTCCAGCTGCACCAGCAGTAGAAGAAGCTGAAGTAGAAGTTGATTCTGAAGCTATCGCTCAAGTAGTAAAATAA
- a CDS encoding quinol:cytochrome C oxidoreductase, whose translation MYTFSKNLKTFAIVLMVLGLVGIAYGFFSAPKTTAEVEQILTEQAHHDGGASHASGHDSSVSDADHEAHQQHLEHVLTQMQNKPWTALYVACIFVMLVSVGILAFHAINYAASAGWSPVLFRVMEGLSSYILPGSIIFFVILLLSVFNFNHLFIWADPNIVAHDTIIQGKTGYLNVPFFIIRAVVYLGGWNIYRIYARKQSLALDATGDLVFHKKMFKASAGFLAFFIVTESMASWDWIMSIDTHWYSTLFGWYVFASFFVTAITTIAFVTLYLKNKGYLEFVNTSHIHDLAKFMFGLSIFWTYLWFSQFMLQWYSNIPEEVTYFIFRIQEYNLPFFGMLLLNFVLPLVLLINTDFKRLTWIVVMAGTCIIVGHYVDFFMMISPGTVGGSWFIGVPEIAAFMFFIGLFIYVGFTALTKAPLLAKNNPLIEESKHFHY comes from the coding sequence ATGTACACATTTTCAAAAAACTTGAAGACTTTTGCAATCGTTCTTATGGTCTTAGGACTTGTAGGGATTGCATATGGTTTCTTCAGTGCACCAAAGACTACTGCTGAAGTAGAGCAGATCTTAACTGAGCAAGCGCATCACGATGGTGGTGCGAGTCACGCTTCTGGACACGATTCTTCGGTTTCAGATGCAGATCATGAAGCTCACCAACAGCATTTAGAGCACGTTTTGACTCAAATGCAAAACAAACCTTGGACAGCGTTGTACGTAGCATGTATTTTTGTTATGTTAGTGTCTGTAGGTATTTTAGCGTTCCACGCTATTAATTACGCTGCAAGTGCAGGATGGTCTCCTGTTCTTTTCAGAGTAATGGAAGGTTTATCAAGTTATATTTTACCTGGTTCTATAATCTTCTTCGTTATTTTGTTATTGTCTGTATTCAATTTTAACCATTTGTTTATTTGGGCAGATCCTAACATTGTAGCACACGATACAATTATTCAAGGTAAAACAGGATATTTAAACGTTCCTTTCTTTATCATTAGAGCAGTTGTTTACTTAGGAGGATGGAACATTTACAGAATCTATGCTCGTAAACAATCTTTAGCTTTAGACGCAACAGGAGATTTAGTATTCCACAAAAAGATGTTCAAAGCATCTGCTGGATTCTTAGCTTTCTTCATCGTTACTGAGTCTATGGCATCATGGGATTGGATCATGTCAATTGACACACACTGGTATAGTACATTATTTGGATGGTATGTATTCGCAAGTTTCTTTGTAACTGCTATTACAACTATCGCATTTGTAACTTTATACTTAAAAAACAAAGGATATTTAGAATTTGTTAATACTTCTCACATTCACGATTTAGCTAAATTTATGTTTGGATTAAGTATTTTCTGGACTTATCTTTGGTTCTCTCAATTTATGTTGCAATGGTACTCTAATATTCCAGAGGAAGTAACTTACTTCATCTTCAGAATTCAAGAGTATAACTTACCATTCTTCGGAATGTTGTTATTGAACTTTGTGTTGCCATTAGTATTATTAATCAATACAGATTTCAAACGTTTAACTTGGATTGTAGTTATGGCTGGTACATGTATCATCGTTGGTCACTATGTTGACTTCTTTATGATGATTTCTCCAGGTACAGTAGGAGGATCTTGGTTTATCGGTGTTCCTGAAATTGCTGCATTTATGTTCTTCATCGGATTATTTATCTATGTTGGATTTACAGCTCTTACAAAAGCACCATTGTTAGCTAAGAACAATCCTTTGATTGAAGAGAGTAAACATTTTCACTATTAA